ctcggttacgggtgccagtccgccccaataggatttgaggcgtgacacttgTGGTGTTGAACTTGACTTATTAACTGCAGAAATGGAGTCATCTAAAGAGATAGGTTGTCGAGCTCCAGAAGACCCCGTCCTCTGCATCAACGACTATGATTTTTTCGGTAGTGCAGCTACGATGAATATGTGTTCCAAGTGTCAAAAGGACATGATACTACTGAAGAAGGAACATGCAAAGCTTGCAGCTGCATCCAGCAAAGACGTCGTACGCAGAAGCTCAAGCAGCAATGAATCAGAACTTGCTCTTGTAGGTGCCGCGGTTGCATTTGCAGATTTAGCCTCTAAGATTTCACAAGTGAAGTCAAAAGAGGGTTTGAAAAAGTGCACAGCTTGTCGAAAGCGTGTGGGATTAACGGGGTTCAGTTGCAAATGTGGTGATCTTTTCTGCGCAGTTCATCATTATTCAAACAAACACAACTGCCCGTTTGATTATAGGAATGCTGGTCAGAATGCAATAGCAATAGCAAATCCTATCATCGTGGCAGAAAAGCTTAATAAGATCTAACAAGCACCTATCAAAAGGTTGTATGAATTGAAGAAATGTCCATCTTTCGATAAGTTGGCCTCGT
This region of Capsicum annuum cultivar UCD-10X-F1 unplaced genomic scaffold, UCD10Xv1.1 ctg55281, whole genome shotgun sequence genomic DNA includes:
- the LOC124893182 gene encoding zinc finger A20 and AN1 domain-containing stress-associated protein 4-like, with product MESSKEIGCRAPEDPVLCINDYDFFGSAATMNMCSKCQKDMILLKKEHAKLAAASSKDVVRRSSSSNESELALVGAAVAFADLASKISQVKSKEGLKKCTACRKRVGLTGFSCKCGDLFCAVHHYSNKHNCPFDYRNAGQNAIAIANPIIVAEKLNKI